The proteins below come from a single Crossiella sp. CA-258035 genomic window:
- a CDS encoding cytochrome P450 gives MDRCPVRPDPADAALFDEDYQRDPYPSYARLRAVSPVRYLTLPTGLTAWLVTGYEEVRQALTDPLLSKESRYDAESVQGLSPSMGASMLNLDPPDHDRLRRLVGSAFTRRRIEALHDTLHDAADRLIDEFAPRGQADLMREFALRLPVGMIGELLGVPEQDRDAFFELAHDYVGFTPETREKAAAALAGLNEYMAGLIAAKKHAPGEDLISAMIAARDEQRRLTDEELLANALLLFLAGHVTTAGLIANATLALLRHPGQLAAFRADPDLVTNLVEEALRYEGPAELSTMRWAKQDTVIGGVAVGKGERVLVSLGAANRDPRRFADPDVFDLARADANAHLGLGHGIHYCLGAQLARAEVRTALARLFVRLPDLRLNARYEDLEWMPGIGRAPLSLPIVFTPGG, from the coding sequence ATGGATAGATGCCCGGTCCGACCCGACCCGGCCGACGCCGCGCTGTTCGACGAGGACTACCAGCGCGACCCCTACCCCTCCTACGCCCGGCTGCGCGCGGTGTCCCCGGTGCGCTACCTGACCCTGCCGACCGGACTGACCGCCTGGCTGGTCACCGGCTACGAGGAGGTCCGGCAGGCGCTGACCGATCCGTTGCTGAGCAAGGAAAGCCGCTACGACGCCGAGTCCGTCCAGGGCCTCTCACCGAGCATGGGCGCGAGCATGCTCAACCTGGACCCGCCCGACCACGACCGGCTGCGCCGCCTGGTCGGCAGCGCGTTCACCCGCCGCCGGATCGAGGCCCTGCACGACACGCTGCACGACGCCGCGGACCGGCTGATCGACGAGTTCGCCCCGCGTGGGCAGGCCGACCTGATGCGGGAGTTCGCGCTGCGGCTGCCGGTCGGCATGATCGGCGAGCTGCTCGGCGTGCCGGAACAGGACCGGGACGCCTTCTTCGAGCTGGCCCACGACTACGTCGGCTTCACCCCGGAGACCAGGGAGAAGGCCGCGGCCGCACTGGCCGGGCTGAACGAGTACATGGCCGGGCTGATCGCGGCCAAGAAGCACGCGCCGGGCGAGGACCTGATCAGCGCGATGATCGCGGCCAGGGACGAGCAGCGGCGGCTCACCGACGAGGAGCTGCTGGCCAACGCGCTGCTGCTGTTCCTGGCCGGGCACGTCACCACCGCCGGCCTGATCGCCAACGCCACCCTGGCCCTGCTGCGCCACCCCGGCCAGCTCGCCGCCTTCCGCGCCGACCCGGACCTGGTGACCAACCTGGTGGAGGAGGCGCTGCGGTACGAGGGACCGGCCGAGCTGTCCACCATGCGCTGGGCCAAACAGGACACCGTGATCGGTGGAGTCGCGGTCGGCAAGGGCGAGCGGGTGCTGGTCTCCCTCGGCGCGGCCAACCGGGATCCGCGCCGCTTCGCCGACCCGGACGTCTTCGACCTGGCCCGCGCCGACGCCAATGCGCACCTCGGCCTCGGTCACGGCATCCACTACTGCCTGGGCGCGCAGCTGGCCAGGGCCGAGGTGCGCACCGCGCTGGCCCGGCTGTTCGTCCGGCTGCCCGACCTGCGGCTGAACGCGCGCTACGAAGACCTGGAGTGGATGCCCGGCATCGGCCGTGCCCCGCTGTCCCTGCCCATCGTGTTCACCCCGGGAGGCTGA
- a CDS encoding FAD-dependent oxidoreductase → MTLAHTSPWGGAPTAEPLLPPLTGRHRADVVVVGGGIAGLSLAHRLREELPSARILLLEAVVVGGGATGHSTGLARPGVWGSMRLLHKRVGAAAADSLTRASLDGMAALHELVTAEGIDCDLVRGRMYQLPVTAEHVRRYTGDLPELNRLGMEADWLSPREAAETLGLQGGFGALRVAPLYQLDPLRLCRGLRDLLLARGVEVFEGTPVRSVEPGERVRVRTDLGEVDAAQVVLAIDGYTRVSGLVRLPVVPFRSQALCTEPLAALPLRPGDLVLDSRAYFNYARLSPDGRLILGGGRAANPSTRPGTQPRVSGGTWRRLERELRQLFPALDGVRIARSWAGVSGATPDWMPIVGQVQSGVWFAGGWNGRGIAPALHTAGWLSGQLAAALHGKPLPPPTVPWHRGGARPAPVLDRLRYPLRQGFLELNDRRSLHTGRRAPLRFGRDGK, encoded by the coding sequence ATGACCCTCGCGCACACCTCGCCCTGGGGCGGCGCGCCGACCGCCGAACCGCTGCTGCCGCCGCTGACCGGCAGGCACCGCGCGGACGTCGTGGTGGTGGGCGGCGGGATCGCCGGGCTGTCCCTGGCGCACCGGCTGCGCGAAGAGCTGCCCTCGGCGCGGATCCTGCTGCTGGAGGCCGTGGTGGTCGGCGGCGGCGCGACCGGGCACAGCACCGGACTGGCCAGACCGGGCGTGTGGGGCTCGATGCGGTTGCTGCACAAGCGAGTTGGCGCCGCGGCTGCGGACAGCCTGACCAGGGCCTCCCTGGACGGGATGGCCGCACTGCACGAGCTGGTCACCGCCGAGGGCATCGACTGTGACCTGGTGCGCGGCCGGATGTACCAGCTACCGGTCACCGCCGAGCACGTGCGCCGCTACACCGGCGACCTGCCGGAGCTGAACCGTCTGGGCATGGAGGCGGACTGGCTCTCGCCCCGCGAGGCCGCGGAAACCCTTGGGCTGCAAGGTGGGTTCGGCGCGCTACGGGTGGCTCCGCTCTACCAGCTGGACCCGCTGCGGCTGTGCCGGGGACTGCGAGACCTGCTGCTGGCGCGCGGGGTGGAGGTGTTCGAGGGCACGCCGGTGCGCTCGGTGGAACCCGGCGAGCGGGTGCGGGTGCGCACCGACCTCGGTGAGGTGGACGCGGCGCAGGTGGTGCTCGCGATCGACGGCTACACCAGGGTTTCCGGGCTGGTGCGGCTGCCGGTGGTCCCGTTCCGCTCACAGGCCCTGTGCACTGAACCGCTCGCCGCGCTCCCGCTGCGGCCCGGAGACCTGGTGCTGGACTCGCGGGCCTACTTCAACTACGCGCGGCTGAGCCCGGACGGCAGGCTCATCCTCGGCGGCGGCCGCGCGGCCAACCCCAGCACCCGGCCCGGCACCCAGCCCAGGGTCTCCGGCGGCACCTGGCGACGCCTGGAACGCGAGCTGCGCCAACTGTTCCCGGCACTGGACGGGGTGCGCATCGCCCGGTCCTGGGCCGGGGTCAGCGGGGCCACCCCGGACTGGATGCCGATCGTCGGCCAGGTCCAGTCCGGCGTGTGGTTCGCCGGTGGCTGGAACGGCCGGGGCATCGCGCCCGCCCTGCACACTGCGGGCTGGCTCAGCGGCCAGCTCGCCGCCGCCCTGCACGGCAAACCCCTGCCACCGCCCACCGTGCCCTGGCACCGCGGCGGGGCCAGGCCCGCGCCGGTGCTGGACCGGCTGCGCTACCCGCTGCGCCAGGGCTTCCTCGAACTCAACGACCGCCGTTCCCTGCACACCGGACGTCGCGCGCCGCTCCGCTTCGGCCGCGACGGGAAATGA
- a CDS encoding FAD-dependent oxidoreductase: protein MAVSSRTTSTVDVAVVGGRVAGAALAARLARAGLRVAVYERAVELGPTLSTHIFHGTQDLRAEGVYDDLVAAGVPPLPEVQVRLDELRLTFRHPADPGLCPPRELLDNLLLDRARAAGAEVHLGRPVVGLLRERDRVVGVEVADQDGRVRPVRARLVVGADGRSSPVARWVRATQYLTFRSGRGQVWRYFRGKRLPRVLLWHRVGARLAHILPTGAEEYYLCAQPPVGDPEDFRRTGADALLPWVERVSPEIAELASGGEPVGGLRRMIGYPCFFRQPFGPGWALVGDAGHAKDATIGHGITDALRNSAALATALLSTWDDQQALPERLREWARRRDQAELANFWYSQELGDAAPVGALRKAFFRGLDATGVRRLDEVMADKRDADTLLTATRLARTALNQVLSGVPAPAVLREAGALVRLNLLRRRAFRERAGQAPSLAVSR, encoded by the coding sequence ATGGCGGTGTCCTCGAGAACAACGTCCACAGTGGACGTCGCGGTGGTCGGCGGCCGGGTCGCGGGCGCCGCGCTGGCGGCCAGGCTGGCCAGGGCCGGGCTGCGGGTTGCGGTGTACGAGCGGGCGGTTGAGCTCGGGCCGACGCTGTCCACGCACATCTTCCACGGCACCCAGGACCTGCGCGCCGAAGGCGTCTATGACGACTTGGTGGCCGCCGGGGTGCCGCCGCTGCCGGAGGTCCAGGTGCGCCTGGACGAGCTGCGGCTGACCTTCCGGCACCCCGCCGACCCCGGGCTGTGCCCGCCGCGTGAGCTGCTGGACAACCTGCTGCTGGACCGGGCCCGCGCGGCCGGGGCGGAGGTGCACCTGGGCCGCCCGGTGGTCGGGCTGCTGCGCGAGCGCGACCGGGTGGTCGGGGTGGAGGTCGCCGACCAGGACGGGCGGGTGCGGCCGGTGCGGGCCCGGCTGGTGGTCGGCGCGGACGGGCGCAGCTCGCCGGTGGCCCGCTGGGTGCGCGCCACCCAGTACCTGACCTTCCGCAGCGGCCGCGGCCAGGTGTGGCGGTACTTCCGCGGCAAGCGGCTGCCCAGGGTGCTGCTGTGGCACCGGGTCGGCGCGCGGCTGGCGCACATCCTGCCCACCGGGGCGGAGGAGTACTACCTGTGCGCACAGCCGCCGGTGGGCGATCCGGAGGACTTCCGGCGCACCGGGGCGGACGCGCTGCTGCCGTGGGTGGAGCGGGTCAGTCCGGAGATCGCCGAGCTGGCCAGCGGCGGCGAGCCGGTGGGCGGGCTGCGCCGGATGATCGGCTACCCGTGCTTCTTCCGGCAGCCCTTCGGGCCGGGCTGGGCCCTGGTAGGGGACGCCGGGCACGCCAAGGACGCCACCATCGGTCACGGCATCACCGACGCGCTGCGCAACTCCGCCGCGCTGGCCACCGCCCTGCTGTCCACTTGGGACGATCAACAGGCGCTGCCGGAACGGTTGCGGGAGTGGGCGCGGCGGCGGGACCAGGCCGAGCTGGCCAACTTCTGGTACAGCCAGGAGCTGGGCGACGCGGCCCCGGTCGGCGCGCTGCGCAAGGCCTTCTTCCGCGGGCTGGACGCGACCGGCGTCCGCAGGCTGGACGAGGTCATGGCGGACAAGCGGGACGCCGACACCCTGCTCACCGCGACTCGGCTGGCCCGCACCGCGCTGAACCAGGTCCTCTCCGGCGTGCCCGCGCCGGCGGTGCTCCGCGAGGCCGGGGCACTGGTGCGGCTGAACCTGCTGCGCCGCAGGGCTTTCCGGGAACGCGCCGGGCAGGCGCCGAGCCTGGCGGTGTCGCGATGA
- a CDS encoding TetR/AcrR family transcriptional regulator, with amino-acid sequence MDTPLEQSALHRPCEGRRRRMAPAARRAELVETAIKVITTHGAGISMDQLAAAAGVSKPLLYHYFYDKAGLLKAAGDRATELMLARLRPALAGLREAGTRRQWIRGAVEAYLVVIMEHQWLYRFGLSNPAGPRGGQAADPIVTALADLLGEIPGLSPSPPPDPVRYALAGMVQAVCHWWLEHRRPGRAQLLDELSQLLCHTVDGVCALTAAPRTG; translated from the coding sequence ATGGACACTCCCCTGGAGCAGAGCGCGCTCCACCGCCCGTGTGAGGGGCGGCGCAGGCGGATGGCCCCGGCCGCGCGGCGGGCGGAGCTGGTGGAGACCGCGATCAAGGTGATCACCACGCACGGCGCCGGGATCAGCATGGACCAGCTGGCCGCCGCGGCCGGGGTGAGCAAACCCCTGCTGTACCACTACTTCTACGACAAGGCCGGACTGCTCAAAGCCGCGGGCGACCGGGCCACCGAGCTGATGCTGGCCAGGCTGCGGCCCGCGCTGGCCGGGCTGCGCGAGGCGGGCACCCGGCGGCAGTGGATCCGCGGCGCGGTGGAGGCCTACCTGGTGGTGATCATGGAGCACCAGTGGCTCTACCGGTTCGGCCTGAGCAACCCGGCCGGTCCGCGGGGCGGCCAGGCGGCCGACCCGATCGTCACCGCGCTGGCCGACCTGCTCGGCGAGATCCCCGGCCTGAGCCCGTCCCCGCCGCCGGACCCGGTGCGCTACGCGCTGGCCGGGATGGTGCAGGCGGTGTGCCACTGGTGGCTGGAGCACCGGCGGCCGGGCCGGGCCCAGCTGCTGGACGAGCTGAGCCAGCTGCTCTGCCACACCGTGGACGGCGTGTGCGCGCTGACCGCGGCCCCGAGGACCGGATAG
- a CDS encoding GGDEF domain-containing protein, whose protein sequence is MNHRQPPPSARCRSCGHEPRAWATDKLTGLLDRWGWDAEAGRALAAARRRDEPAALVLLDLDHFKRINDTLGHPAGDRVLRAVASVLRQVCEHAVLGRYGGHGGDEFLAFLPGADLGTATALAATLRAEVGALQVPARTVRGPRTVTDLTVSVGLATHCPGARTRLADLVLAADAALLAAKHAGRNRVHCAQPALGRPA, encoded by the coding sequence ATGAACCATCGACAACCACCGCCCTCGGCCCGCTGCCGCTCCTGCGGCCACGAGCCACGGGCCTGGGCCACCGACAAGCTCACCGGCCTGCTGGACCGCTGGGGCTGGGATGCCGAGGCCGGGCGCGCGCTGGCCGCCGCCCGCCGCCGGGACGAGCCGGCCGCGCTGGTGCTGCTGGACCTCGACCACTTCAAGCGGATCAACGACACCCTGGGTCATCCGGCGGGCGACCGGGTGCTGCGCGCGGTCGCCTCGGTGCTGCGCCAGGTGTGCGAGCACGCGGTGCTGGGCCGCTACGGCGGGCACGGCGGCGACGAGTTCCTGGCCTTCCTGCCGGGGGCCGACCTGGGCACCGCCACCGCGCTGGCCGCCACGCTGCGCGCGGAGGTGGGCGCGTTGCAGGTCCCGGCCCGCACCGTGCGCGGCCCGCGCACCGTCACCGACCTGACCGTCTCGGTCGGCCTGGCCACCCACTGCCCCGGCGCCCGCACCCGCCTCGCCGACCTGGTGCTGGCCGCGGACGCCGCGCTGCTGGCGGCCAAGCACGCCGGCCGGAACCGGGTGCATTGCGCACAACCCGCCCTCGGCCGCCCGGCCTGA
- a CDS encoding phosphoribosyltransferase: MTAAPEDRENLTYSLFGEAVRDLAQAIADDGYAPDIILSIARGGLFVAGGLGYALDVKNLHVMNVEFYTGVGTTLDMPVMLPPVPNVIDLSGAKVLVTDDVADTGKTLKLVHDFCADTVAEVRCAVIYEKPHSLVKCEYVWRHTDRWINFPWSVQPPVVRRAGQVLDA, translated from the coding sequence ATGACGGCTGCACCGGAAGACCGGGAGAACCTGACCTACAGCCTGTTCGGGGAGGCGGTCCGCGACCTCGCGCAGGCCATCGCCGACGACGGCTACGCCCCGGACATCATCCTGTCCATCGCCCGCGGCGGCCTGTTCGTGGCCGGTGGCCTGGGCTACGCGCTGGACGTGAAGAACCTGCACGTGATGAACGTGGAGTTCTACACCGGCGTGGGCACCACCCTGGACATGCCCGTCATGCTGCCGCCGGTGCCCAACGTCATCGACCTGTCCGGGGCGAAGGTGCTGGTCACCGACGACGTTGCGGACACCGGCAAGACCCTCAAGCTGGTGCACGACTTCTGCGCCGACACGGTGGCCGAGGTGCGCTGCGCGGTGATCTACGAGAAGCCGCACTCGCTGGTCAAGTGCGAGTACGTGTGGCGGCACACCGACCGGTGGATCAACTTCCCGTGGTCGGTGCAGCCCCCGGTGGTCCGCCGCGCGGGCCAGGTTCTGGACGCCTGA
- a CDS encoding LysR substrate-binding domain-containing protein, with product MLDPVWLRSFLAVAETGGFTEAARRLCLGQSTVSQHVRRLEQATGRQLFVRDTHSVKLTGDGEALTGFAHNILEQERLAMAYFARPELRGKVRLGVCEDLVLGHLPATLRRFRATHPLVDLELTVELSSLLHDRLAAGGLDLVLAKRRTEADGHLLWREPLVWVGRPGLRLTKGEPVPLVVYPEPSLTRARALEALRACGMQWRIGCWSDRLNGLRAAALAGLGVAVFARSVVPEGLVPVEGELPPLAEVDFAVLGGRRAGHGPAAALAELIIAARWP from the coding sequence GTGCTTGACCCGGTGTGGCTGCGCAGCTTCCTCGCCGTCGCCGAGACCGGCGGCTTCACCGAGGCGGCCAGGCGGCTGTGCCTCGGCCAGTCCACGGTCAGCCAGCACGTGCGCAGGCTGGAGCAGGCCACCGGCAGGCAGCTGTTCGTGCGGGACACCCATTCGGTCAAGCTGACCGGCGACGGCGAGGCGCTGACCGGGTTCGCGCACAACATCCTGGAGCAGGAACGCCTGGCCATGGCCTACTTCGCCCGGCCGGAGCTGCGCGGCAAGGTGCGCCTGGGCGTGTGCGAGGACCTGGTGCTGGGCCACCTCCCGGCGACCCTGCGCCGCTTCCGGGCCACCCACCCGCTGGTCGACCTGGAGCTGACCGTCGAGCTGAGCAGCCTGCTGCACGACCGGCTCGCCGCGGGCGGCCTGGACCTGGTGCTGGCCAAGCGCCGCACCGAGGCCGACGGGCACCTGCTGTGGCGGGAGCCGCTGGTGTGGGTGGGCAGGCCGGGGCTGCGGCTGACCAAGGGGGAGCCGGTGCCGCTGGTGGTCTACCCGGAGCCGAGCCTGACCAGGGCGCGGGCGCTGGAAGCGTTGCGCGCCTGCGGGATGCAGTGGCGGATCGGCTGCTGGAGCGACCGGCTCAACGGGTTGCGGGCGGCGGCGCTGGCCGGGCTGGGGGTGGCGGTGTTCGCCCGGTCGGTGGTGCCGGAGGGGCTGGTGCCGGTGGAGGGGGAGCTGCCGCCACTGGCGGAGGTGGACTTCGCGGTGCTGGGCGGCAGGCGGGCCGGGCACGGACCGGCGGCGGCGTTGGCGGAGCTGATCATCGCGGCGCGGTGGCCGTAG
- a CDS encoding helix-turn-helix domain-containing protein encodes MAEDAAGDRSCDGALVRVFALLGKRWNGVIIGTLATGPAGFAELRRAIGGISDSMLSDRLTELASAGLVLREVRDGPPLAVSYRLSDRGAALLPALDELARWAANHLPTDC; translated from the coding sequence ATGGCGGAGGACGCTGCCGGGGACCGGAGCTGCGACGGCGCGCTGGTCAGGGTGTTCGCGCTGCTCGGGAAGCGGTGGAACGGAGTGATCATCGGAACCCTGGCCACCGGTCCCGCCGGGTTCGCCGAGCTGCGCAGGGCCATCGGCGGGATCAGCGACTCGATGCTCTCGGACCGGCTCACCGAGCTGGCCTCGGCCGGACTGGTACTCCGCGAGGTCAGGGACGGCCCGCCGCTGGCGGTCTCCTACCGGCTCAGCGACCGGGGCGCCGCGCTGCTGCCCGCGCTGGACGAGCTGGCCAGGTGGGCCGCGAACCACCTGCCCACCGACTGCTGA
- a CDS encoding BTAD domain-containing putative transcriptional regulator, protein MRFGILGPVQATQPDGTPVELGGPKVRALLALLAAGAGRIVPAETLLDGLYADDPPEGAANALQSQVSRLRRALGSGLVEFHPTGYRLAVDPAEVDAHRFAALAADGRAALRRGEPATAEALLAEALALWRGDLPAELGPSRWPELRLTAIEDHAEAALALGRTGLAPVLREQLGAHPLRERLWALLVRALLADGHPAEALAAFEQARTRLAEELGADPSAELAEAHRLALRGDHQRRTPPPAQLTSFVGRAEDLRQVRELLRQHRLVTLTGPGGAGKTRLAIEAAAGTPACFVALAPLTDQADLPRALLAALGAREGTRDPLDRLRAALADRPPLLVLDNCEHLIQPVADLTADLLHALPELRVLATSREGLGITGEARHPVPSLDRAAAVELFTQRARAADPAHDPAAHPDQVEHICQALDGLPLAIELAAARVRGLPVPEIAARLDDRFALLAKGERTAAARHRSLRGVVEWSWDLLDGPERVLAGRFTVFAGGGTLDAVTEVCAAPDLLDALTGLVDKSLLTRTGDRYRMPETIRAFCTERLADAGDTDRLRHAHAAHFLALAQAASPRLLRAEQLDWLARLDADYDNLVAALRWTSATDPPTALRLATALAPYWWLRGRRAEGARLTAPLTSLLGATAPPELAEEYSVCVLTTAFGSPDPAPLRPQLDEVRRLLEARTSAPRQPLLWVLWAMVEGPPADLAATARQYGAMFDADPWSAALHGLSNGVVAIYRGDPAAGEALLTVALARFRALGERWAMIQALGDLATLAEGRGDRAHAHALYAEAITLARELGATEEAADLLNRRAAGHLAHDDLAAARADLAQVALLGRQAGAPDWVATAQLGQAELARRTGDLDQARALCAQALAASPPGTFAAEELRCHTQTTLARIECATGHPESAKPLLKEAFAVAVARRNLPALASILTVLAELTGSAALHEAAATLNTPAPPPAAADEAIALAARHLA, encoded by the coding sequence ATGCGCTTCGGCATCCTCGGCCCGGTCCAGGCCACCCAGCCCGACGGCACGCCCGTGGAGCTCGGCGGTCCCAAGGTCCGCGCCCTGCTCGCGCTGCTGGCCGCCGGGGCCGGGCGGATCGTGCCCGCCGAGACGCTCCTGGACGGCCTGTACGCCGACGACCCACCGGAGGGCGCGGCCAACGCCTTGCAGTCCCAGGTCTCCCGCCTGCGCAGGGCCTTAGGTTCCGGACTTGTCGAGTTTCACCCGACCGGGTACCGGCTGGCGGTCGACCCGGCCGAGGTGGACGCACACCGGTTCGCCGCACTGGCCGCCGACGGCCGCGCCGCGCTGCGCCGGGGCGAGCCCGCCACCGCCGAGGCCCTGCTGGCCGAGGCCCTGGCCCTGTGGCGCGGCGACCTGCCTGCCGAGCTCGGCCCCAGCCGCTGGCCCGAGCTGCGGCTGACCGCGATCGAGGACCACGCCGAGGCCGCGCTCGCCCTCGGCCGCACCGGCCTGGCCCCGGTGCTGCGCGAACAGCTCGGCGCGCACCCGCTGCGGGAACGCCTGTGGGCGCTGCTGGTCCGCGCCCTGCTCGCCGACGGCCACCCGGCCGAAGCCCTGGCCGCCTTCGAGCAGGCCAGGACCCGCCTCGCGGAGGAGCTCGGCGCCGACCCCTCGGCCGAGCTCGCCGAAGCGCACCGCCTCGCCCTGCGCGGCGACCACCAGCGGCGCACCCCGCCACCGGCCCAGCTGACCAGCTTCGTCGGCCGCGCCGAGGACCTGCGGCAGGTCCGCGAGCTGCTGAGACAGCACCGCCTGGTCACCCTCACCGGACCCGGCGGCGCGGGCAAGACCCGGCTGGCCATCGAGGCCGCCGCCGGGACCCCGGCCTGCTTCGTCGCCCTCGCCCCGCTCACCGACCAGGCCGACCTGCCCCGCGCCCTGCTCGCCGCCCTCGGCGCGCGCGAGGGCACGCGGGACCCCCTCGACCGGTTGCGCGCCGCGCTGGCCGACCGGCCGCCGCTGCTCGTGCTGGACAACTGCGAACACCTCATCCAACCCGTCGCCGACCTCACCGCCGACCTGCTGCACGCACTACCCGAGCTGCGCGTGCTGGCCACCAGCCGGGAAGGGCTCGGCATCACCGGCGAGGCCCGCCACCCGGTGCCCAGCCTGGACCGCGCGGCCGCGGTCGAACTGTTCACCCAGCGCGCCCGCGCCGCCGACCCCGCGCACGACCCGGCCGCGCACCCTGATCAGGTCGAGCACATCTGCCAGGCCCTGGACGGCCTGCCCCTGGCCATCGAACTGGCCGCGGCCAGGGTCCGCGGCCTGCCCGTGCCGGAGATCGCGGCCCGGCTGGACGACCGGTTCGCGCTGCTGGCCAAGGGCGAACGCACCGCGGCCGCCCGGCACCGCAGCCTGCGCGGCGTGGTCGAGTGGAGCTGGGACCTGCTCGACGGACCCGAGCGGGTGCTGGCCGGCCGGTTCACCGTCTTCGCCGGTGGCGGCACCCTGGACGCGGTGACCGAGGTGTGCGCCGCGCCCGACCTGCTGGACGCGCTCACCGGCCTGGTGGACAAGTCCCTGCTGACCAGGACCGGTGACCGGTACCGGATGCCGGAGACCATCCGCGCCTTCTGCACCGAACGCCTCGCCGACGCCGGGGACACCGACCGCCTCCGCCACGCGCACGCCGCGCACTTCCTGGCCCTGGCGCAGGCGGCCTCACCCAGGCTGCTGCGCGCCGAACAGCTCGACTGGCTGGCCCGCCTGGACGCCGACTACGACAACCTCGTCGCCGCCCTGCGCTGGACCAGCGCCACCGACCCGCCGACCGCGCTGCGCCTGGCCACCGCGCTCGCCCCCTACTGGTGGCTGCGCGGCCGCCGCGCCGAGGGCGCCCGCCTGACCGCGCCGCTGACCAGCCTGCTGGGCGCCACCGCCCCGCCAGAACTGGCCGAGGAGTACTCGGTCTGCGTGCTCACCACCGCCTTCGGCAGCCCGGACCCGGCCCCGCTGCGCCCGCAGTTGGACGAGGTCCGCCGCCTGCTGGAGGCGCGCACCAGCGCGCCCCGGCAGCCCCTGCTCTGGGTGCTGTGGGCGATGGTCGAGGGCCCGCCCGCCGACCTCGCGGCGACCGCCCGCCAGTACGGCGCGATGTTCGACGCCGACCCGTGGAGCGCCGCGCTGCACGGCCTCAGCAACGGCGTGGTCGCCATCTACCGCGGCGACCCCGCGGCGGGCGAGGCGCTGCTGACCGTGGCGCTGGCCCGGTTCCGCGCCCTCGGCGAACGCTGGGCCATGATCCAAGCCCTCGGCGACCTCGCGACACTGGCCGAAGGCCGCGGCGACCGCGCGCACGCGCACGCCCTCTACGCCGAAGCCATCACCCTGGCCCGCGAGCTGGGCGCCACCGAGGAAGCCGCGGACCTGCTCAACCGCCGCGCCGCCGGCCACCTGGCACACGACGACCTGGCCGCCGCCCGCGCAGACCTCGCCCAGGTCGCACTGCTGGGCCGCCAGGCCGGGGCTCCCGACTGGGTGGCCACCGCACAGCTGGGTCAGGCCGAGCTGGCCCGCCGCACCGGCGACCTCGACCAGGCCCGAGCGCTCTGCGCCCAAGCCCTCGCCGCCAGCCCACCCGGCACGTTCGCCGCCGAGGAACTGCGCTGCCACACCCAGACCACCCTGGCCCGCATCGAATGTGCCACAGGTCACCCCGAATCAGCAAAACCGCTGCTCAAGGAAGCTTTCGCGGTCGCGGTGGCCCGCCGCAACCTGCCGGCGCTGGCCTCCATCCTGACCGTGCTGGCCGAGCTCACCGGCTCCGCCGCGCTGCACGAGGCCGCCGCCACCCTCAACACCCCGGCCCCGCCGCCGGCCGCCGCGGACGAGGCCATCGCGCTGGCTGCCCGGCACCTGGCCTGA
- a CDS encoding MarR family transcriptional regulator encodes MTDIEWLEESQQQAWRAFLRVHAELTVRIGRQLQVDSDLSLAEFEVLVRLSELPEPRIRILELAKLLNWEKSRVSHQLGRMQKRGLVARAGCPEDKRGAFIQLTEAGKAAIEGAAPGHVAVVRRLVFDALDNAQVAELTALCERLLANIESSGCPTE; translated from the coding sequence GTGACCGACATCGAGTGGCTTGAGGAGTCCCAGCAGCAGGCCTGGCGCGCGTTCCTGCGCGTGCACGCCGAGCTGACCGTGCGCATCGGGCGTCAGCTGCAGGTCGACTCGGACCTCTCGCTGGCCGAGTTCGAGGTGCTGGTCCGGCTGAGCGAGCTGCCCGAGCCCCGGATCCGGATCCTGGAGCTGGCCAAGCTGCTGAACTGGGAGAAGAGCCGGGTCTCGCACCAGCTCGGCCGGATGCAGAAGCGTGGGCTGGTGGCCAGGGCGGGCTGTCCCGAGGACAAGCGCGGCGCGTTCATCCAGCTCACCGAGGCGGGCAAGGCGGCCATCGAGGGCGCGGCCCCCGGCCACGTGGCGGTGGTCCGGCGGCTGGTCTTCGACGCGCTGGACAACGCCCAGGTGGCCGAGCTCACCGCGCTGTGCGAGCGCCTGCTGGCCAACATCGAGTCCTCCGGCTGCCCCACGGAGTAG